Proteins co-encoded in one Capsicum annuum cultivar UCD-10X-F1 chromosome 9, UCD10Xv1.1, whole genome shotgun sequence genomic window:
- the LOC124887178 gene encoding receptor-like protein 33: MARLTVLDLRRNNFTGRLPPLCAQSTSLSTIILNSNQFEGPVPVSLLNCTGLEVLDLGTNAINDTFPAWLGTLQELQVLILKSNLFHGPISSCQTEFCFPKVRIFDLSLNEFSGSLPAKVFGNFKAMIKLDGEDTGEIKYMEPSMTSSYSSYEVSVSLVIKGQDIELEKITTIMTTIDLSSNHFEGVIPKTLKDLGYSISPATISKGKLVPKTMSWNDSTDCCTWDGVTCDMLTGHVIGVDLSCSLLHGTIHPNSSLVQNTFETLLQNFTKLEVLSLYSVNVSSPIPMNLSSSLRRNADVFINLQELVELDLSNNSFIGPLPSLILSLTRLQRLDLPSNSLSGPLSSNTSMLQKLTFVDLSYNSLNGTIPSWVFRLPLLSWLSLDHNQLSGLVDELKANTTLEYLDLRHNQFSGPVLRSLGNLGPLPSSICNMSSLTFLALSHNYFSDSVPHCLGSMVELSVLDLRGNNFTGSLPPLCEHSTSLSTIVLNGNGFEGPVPVSLLNCHGLEVLDIGNNAINHTFPAWLGTLEELQVLILKSNKFHGPYKY, from the exons ATGGCTAGGCTAACGGTGTTGGACTTAAGAAGGAACAATTTCACAGGGAGACTTCCACCATTATGTGCGCAGAGCACTTCATTGAGTACCATTATCTTGAATAGTAATCAATTTGAAGGACCTGTCCCTGTGTCGTTGCTCAACTGTACTGGTTTAGAAGTTCTTGATTTGGGGACTAATGCGATAAATGACACATTTCCAGCTTGGCTAGGAACACTTCAAGAACTGCAGGTCCTTATATTAAAGTCCAATCTGTTCCATGGGCCTATTAGTTCTTGTCAAACTGAGTTTTGCTTTCCCAAGGTGCGAATTTTCGATCTTTCTCTTAATGAATTCAGTGGCTCACTTCCTGCAAAAGTTTTTGGAAACTTCAAGGCAATGATTAAATTAGACGGCGAAGACACAGGAGAGATCAAGTACATGGAACCATCTATGACGTCATCTTACTCATCGTATGAGGTTTCAGTGAGTTTGGTGATCAAAGGCCAGGATATTGAGCTAGAAAAAATCACCACAATAATGACAACCATTGATCTCTCGAGCAACCATTTTGAAGGTGTCATTCCAAAAACACTTAAGGATCTTGGCTACTCAATTTCTCCTGCCACTATCTCAAAG GGAAAACTTGTCCCGAAAACGATGTCTTGGAATGACAGTACAGATTGTTGCACTTGGGATGGAGTCACTTGTGACATGTTAACTGGCCATGTTATCGGCGTGGACCTTAGTTGTAGTCTTCTTCATGGAACTATTCATCCCAACAGCAGCCTCGTCCAA AATACATTTGAAACACTGCTTCAAAACTTCACAAAACTAGAGGTACTTTCTCTCTATTCTGTCAATGTCTCATCCCCGATACCTATGAATTTGTCTTCCTCCTTAAG ACGAAATGCTGATGTTTTCATTAACCTCCAAGAGCTAGTTGAATTGGATCTTTCTAACAACAGCTTCATTGGTCCATTACCCTCTTTAATTTTAAGCTTGACACGTCTTCAACGCTTAGACTTGCCGAGTAATTCCTTATCCGGTCCATTGTCAAGCAACACGAGCATGCTTCAAAAGCTAACTTTTGTGGATTTGTCTTATAACTCACTGAATGGTACCATACCGTCTTGGGTGTTTAGGCTTCCTTTGCTATCTTGGTTGTCGCTTGATCATAATCAATTAAGTGGACTAGTTGATGAGCTCAAAGCAAACACGACATTAGAGTATTTGGATTTACGTCATAATCAATTCAGTGGTCCTGTTCTCCGATCACTTGGAAATCTC gGTCCACTACCTTCATCCATTTGTAACATGAGCAGCCTTACCTTTCTAGCTTTATCACACAACTACTTCAGTGACTCGGTTCCTCATTGCTTGGGAAGCATGGTTGAGCTATCTGTGCTAGACTTAAGAGGAAACAATTTCACGGGTAGTCTTCCACCATTATGTGAGCATAGCACTTCATTGAGTACCATTGTCTTGAATGGTAACGGATTTGAAGGACCTGTACCTGTGTCTTTACTTAATTGTCATGGATTAGAAGTTCTTGATATAGGGAATAATGCTATCAATCACACATTTCCAGCTTGGCTAGGAACTCTTGAAGAGCTGCAAGTCCTTATATTAAAGTCGAACAAGTTCCATGGACCTTATAAGTATTAG
- the LOC107842289 gene encoding DUF21 domain-containing protein At1g47330, which yields MLILLPQSLPIFLDKLVPALVAILVSVTLILMFGEIIPQTICTHYGLTVGATVSPLVQILFWLFFPIAYPISRV from the exons ATGTTGATCCTTCTTCCTCAG TCTCTTCCAATATTCTTGGACAAGCTTGTACCAGCGTTGGTAGCAATACTAGTATCTGTTACACTGATTCTCATGTTCGGAGAG ATAATTCCTCAAACAATCTGTACTCACTATGGATTGACAGTTGGAGCCACTGTATCACCCCTTGTTCAGATTCTTTTCTGGTTATTCTTCCCCATTGCTTATCCAATTAGTAGGGTATAA